One Actinosynnema pretiosum DNA segment encodes these proteins:
- a CDS encoding non-ribosomal peptide synthetase encodes MSTARVQSAQESTELLELTGAQLGVFNAQRLEPDSPHYVVGDVVEVRGGGPVDAGLLARAVRATTDEAESLRLRVFDTPDGPRQVVSAEPAPLPPVVDLSGEADPVAAAHALVEAERARTAEHCRGMVDRALCSRVVIRLSDEEVWYTQLGHHLVFDGYTAAMLARRTAAHYTALVRGTAAPKCPFGRFAELVAADLAYRSSPRAEVDRAYWVERFTPLPELGTLAEPGVSGAPTRTVTARAVLPASAVARLKEVAEGCSAEAGGATWGDALIACYAAYLHRVLGQGEVVFALPLMCRTGSAALRTPAMAVNVLPLRVPVRGGDRLGELTGRVAALMREVRAHQRYRGEDLPRDLAAPGAGALLHGRGVNLKAFDLKLDFAGAAGTMRNVAGGPPEDMGLSVLPTGDGGLLLGFEVDGRTHDQAAVDRRLAGFTALVAGLCAVDAPPVARVDLIGGQEREELLARWASPALPGPVLDVPELLAGLDADAIALAHNGVSLSGAELSGWAHRVARVLRARGIGPDDVVALVVPRSVGTVVGLLGSLVAGAAFLPLDTAHPQARLRELVAGARIALVTAELAHLVPDGVESVVLDSVEVAEELTGCSREPLAEHELAAPRHPEHLAYVLHTSGSTGKPKGVLVRRGGLAALLHHHRGITAPSAERAAGRRLRVAHTYSFAFDSALDQLAWLLCGHELRLYDAEVARDADALLAAVRRDRVDVVDTTPSLAAPLVAAGLLEGDPGEGGHRPALLVLGGEATPPALWRRVVASGVAARNAYGPTESTVDATVAVLSGDDPVIGHPVSGTRVYLLDGALRPVPEGVAGELHLAGPQLARGYLGQPGATAERFVADPFGAPGERMYRTGDLARWTARGLEYLGRRDGQVKVRGHRVEVGEVEAALGALPGVAAAAADVRADGGPARLVGYVVPEAGAVVTAESVRDALAADLPDHLVPSAVVLLEALPVTVNGKLDRAALPAPRVTGGGRAARTEAERLLCAAVAEAVGAASVGVDDDFFALGGDSITAIGVSAALRAHGLELRPRDLLGRRDLAALAASARPVGEVAAVADEPTGPVPAPPIARALLDANAPEDVAGYAQWSAPHVSDVDGARLVAGVRVVLDHHDALRLIATPAGLVVRPRGAVAAETAVREWPAGASAAEVAALLAGELDPSAGELVRVALGDGVLVVVLHHLVVDGVSWRVLLPDLRAACAGRELPPVGSSWRRHALALAEQGATGARRDELPHWRAVRGAGFRLGARDLTGADTASTAAVTTTTAPAEIAGPLLTDLTAAYRAGADEVLIAALVLALRVWRGADDAVPVSTEGHGRELPGADLSRTVGWFTSEYPVLAPAGAVRSAEALADALAGGDAAGALVRAVKEAKRATPDHGVGYGVLRHLDPVAAGELAGPPPQLLLNHLGRFAPLPGDGWRLPERDAFHVVEPGGKKLEQVLALNSFVHADGALAVEWTAAGGVLDADAVSGLQAAWTRALEALAAHAARIGPGGGALTPSDVPLVGLDADELAAVERDGRAVDVLPATPLQVGLAFHTMVRADDEADVYVVQAVTHLAGALDADRLREAAAELLRRTPALRVRLHTCASGEVVQVVPAAVRLDWRREGGEAFERACREELARPFHPDRAPLIRFLLCSLSEDEHRLVITNHHALLDGWSMPLVGRSLLALYAELGGGPRVPAAPPLGEFHRWLAGRDRDAARAAWGAELAGVDEGTRLAPAGAGTGAVRPERVSFGLGQEFSARLTAFARAQGVTTATVFQAAWGLLLGTVTGRRDVLFGCPVSGRPAEVDGVATAVGQLGGTIPVRVRFSPADTGAGLLARVHEHGAALVEHHHVGLPELQRAAGVGELFDTMLVVENFPLSNRDRTTLAPGLDLVGVDITDATHYPLTVVVIPGAEITVGLGYQARAFDADTVRGYGRWLLRVLEGLVDGPDLPLGRLAVLPDEEREAVLRLGVGAEPSRERAGCLEEFGRWVRREPGAEAVVCRARSLSYAELDRRANRVANALIAAGVKPQDSVAVLLPRDVDLVVALLAAFKAGAVHVPMDPGYPRERLAVMCAEVAPAAVLTTADVRAAGLPVDAPALLLDESGVDGPAEWDADPVAARAGFHEDWLAYVIFTSGTTGRPKAVGVPHRGVPSLLTLQEDVVGVTERDRYLHFASTSFDVAFWQFMVPLLSGGTSVIAPEEVRVPGDELLEYVRAHRVTGVNLLPSFLAAMPDDAAVDPDVFFVVGAERLDPELARRWGGRRALFNAYGPTEVTVNSVTWRYSPDDPGPLPIGRPDPQVRAYVLDGALRPVGVGVVGELYLAGPKLARGYLNRPGLTAGAFVADPFGPPGERMYRTGDLVRWRPDGNLVFLGRVDHQVKVRGFRIELAEVETALTRQDGVRACAVVARGNRLVGYVIPVDGVELDLAAVRAALAEELPEHVVPSALVVLDALPLTPGGKLDRAALPEPARVAAPSREPVTREESALLAVVREVLGSGVGLDDEFLSVGGDSIVTLQVVSRARRAGLVLSARDVFDGGTIAGIAARCGRETAAAVEKPVVGDVPLLPVARELLARAGERAAGFCQWTQVCVPAGAGAAGSGAARWERVLDAVLERHDVLRARLVGQVLRIAPVGGVRGADVLAVVAAGDDPDSAVARELARVRAELDPVRGPLLRAVWVDAGPGRLGRLLLVAHHLVVDGVSWRVLLDDVAQAFAGGELVRQGRSYAGWAREVVGSSRAAELPHWRAVLADPPAPLFPEPLDPVRDTASTAVHHVVEVGPEVTRAVLTALPAAYRTTPDTLLLTALADAVAAWRGGARDVLVALEGHGRPREADLAQAVGWFTAVHPARVSWPDDDPVRAVKAVKEHLAARGDGLGHGLLRLAGELPGAAEPEVAFNYLGRFAPPSTAEGEWQVPPGAEPLGSGGGDDMPLPQALVVNAMVRHEALALRLTWPSGLPGGERVAELGALLVAALGRLADPEVLERAGLTPSDLPLVELDQADVDALEDALPVADVLPLTPLQEVVLRWSRAEVARGAHDPYTVQAAFTITGELDVEALREAGVRLLRRHPNLGAVFPLDLQAQVLPADPRPGFRVVDGPVERVLAEDLAEPFDLAVGPPLRLTVVPGDAGAVLVLTSHHVLSDGWSAPRVLGELFALYSGRELPAPVPFARYLRWVADNPVDEARWRRELAGLGEGDYLVGSRPRLVGAADAVLLDVPPDTVAALGRAAARHGVTPGTLVQGAWAAVLAAASGRSEVCFGTMVANRAGEVDGVEEIIGLLVGTAPVRVDLTGPLGAALARAQRRQQDLVGQQHVGVDALEALVGHGLFDTLLVFENYPFDPAALREPAPGLEITGSRFRERTHHPLTATVMPEGDGWRGVLVPQAGIFADGEVRGIAERFGAALRAIADALDGDAAEFVAAVARGGAS; translated from the coding sequence TTGAGCACTGCCCGAGTCCAGTCCGCACAGGAGAGCACCGAGCTGCTGGAGCTGACCGGCGCGCAGCTGGGCGTGTTCAACGCCCAGCGCCTGGAACCGGACTCGCCGCACTACGTGGTGGGCGACGTGGTGGAGGTGCGCGGCGGCGGCCCGGTGGACGCCGGGCTGCTGGCGCGCGCCGTGCGGGCGACGACGGACGAGGCGGAGTCGTTGCGGCTGCGGGTGTTCGACACCCCGGACGGGCCGCGCCAGGTGGTGTCGGCCGAGCCTGCGCCGCTGCCGCCGGTGGTCGACCTGTCCGGTGAGGCGGACCCGGTGGCGGCGGCGCACGCGCTGGTGGAGGCCGAGCGGGCGCGCACCGCCGAGCACTGCCGGGGCATGGTGGACCGGGCGCTGTGCTCGCGCGTGGTGATCCGGTTGTCGGACGAGGAGGTCTGGTACACCCAGCTCGGGCACCACCTGGTGTTCGACGGGTACACGGCGGCGATGCTGGCCCGCCGCACCGCCGCGCACTACACGGCGCTGGTGCGCGGGACGGCGGCGCCGAAGTGCCCGTTCGGCCGGTTCGCCGAGCTGGTGGCGGCCGACCTGGCGTACCGGTCGAGCCCGCGGGCGGAGGTGGACCGGGCCTACTGGGTGGAGCGGTTCACGCCGCTGCCGGAGCTGGGAACCCTCGCCGAGCCGGGGGTTTCCGGCGCGCCGACGCGGACGGTGACCGCGCGGGCCGTGCTGCCCGCGTCGGCGGTGGCGCGGCTCAAGGAGGTCGCGGAGGGCTGCTCGGCGGAGGCGGGCGGCGCGACCTGGGGCGACGCGCTGATCGCCTGCTACGCGGCGTACCTGCACCGGGTGCTGGGGCAGGGCGAGGTGGTGTTCGCGCTGCCGCTGATGTGCCGCACCGGGAGCGCGGCGCTGCGCACCCCGGCGATGGCGGTCAACGTGCTGCCGCTGCGGGTCCCCGTGCGGGGTGGGGACCGGCTGGGCGAGCTGACCGGGCGGGTCGCGGCGCTGATGCGCGAGGTGCGGGCGCACCAGCGGTACCGGGGCGAGGACCTGCCGCGCGACCTGGCCGCGCCGGGGGCGGGCGCGCTGCTGCACGGGCGCGGGGTGAACCTGAAGGCGTTCGACCTGAAGCTGGACTTCGCGGGCGCGGCCGGGACGATGCGCAACGTGGCGGGCGGTCCGCCGGAGGACATGGGGCTCAGCGTGCTGCCGACCGGGGACGGCGGGCTGCTGCTGGGGTTCGAGGTGGACGGGCGCACCCACGACCAGGCCGCGGTGGACCGCAGGCTGGCCGGGTTCACCGCGCTGGTGGCCGGGCTGTGCGCGGTGGACGCGCCGCCGGTGGCGCGGGTGGACCTGATCGGCGGGCAGGAGCGGGAGGAGCTGCTGGCGCGCTGGGCGAGCCCCGCGCTGCCCGGCCCGGTGCTGGACGTGCCGGAACTGCTGGCCGGGCTGGACGCGGACGCGATCGCGTTGGCGCACAACGGGGTCTCGCTGTCCGGGGCCGAGCTGTCCGGGTGGGCGCACCGGGTGGCGCGGGTGCTGCGGGCGCGCGGGATCGGGCCGGACGACGTGGTGGCGCTGGTCGTGCCGCGCTCGGTCGGGACGGTGGTGGGGCTGCTCGGGTCGCTGGTGGCGGGGGCGGCGTTCCTGCCGCTGGACACCGCGCACCCGCAGGCGCGGTTGCGGGAGCTGGTCGCGGGGGCGCGGATCGCGCTGGTGACGGCGGAGTTGGCGCACCTGGTGCCGGACGGGGTCGAGTCGGTGGTGCTGGACTCGGTCGAGGTGGCCGAGGAGCTGACCGGGTGCTCGCGGGAGCCGTTGGCGGAGCACGAGTTGGCGGCCCCGCGCCACCCGGAGCACCTGGCCTACGTGCTGCACACCTCCGGGTCGACCGGGAAGCCCAAGGGGGTGCTGGTGCGCCGGGGCGGGTTGGCCGCGCTGCTGCACCACCACCGGGGGATCACCGCGCCTTCGGCGGAGCGGGCGGCCGGGCGGCGGTTGCGGGTGGCGCACACCTACTCGTTCGCGTTCGACTCGGCGCTCGACCAGCTGGCGTGGTTGCTGTGCGGGCACGAGCTGCGGTTGTACGACGCCGAGGTGGCGCGGGACGCGGACGCGCTGCTGGCGGCGGTGCGGCGGGACCGGGTCGACGTGGTCGACACGACCCCGTCGCTGGCCGCGCCGCTGGTGGCGGCCGGGTTGCTGGAGGGCGATCCGGGGGAGGGCGGGCACCGGCCCGCGCTGCTGGTGCTGGGCGGCGAGGCCACGCCGCCCGCGCTGTGGCGGCGGGTGGTGGCGTCGGGCGTGGCCGCGCGCAACGCCTACGGGCCGACCGAGTCCACTGTGGACGCCACGGTGGCGGTGCTGTCCGGGGACGACCCGGTGATCGGGCACCCGGTGTCGGGGACGCGGGTCTACCTGCTGGACGGGGCGCTGCGGCCGGTCCCGGAGGGCGTGGCCGGTGAGCTGCACCTGGCGGGACCGCAGCTGGCGCGCGGGTACCTCGGGCAGCCGGGGGCGACGGCGGAGCGGTTCGTGGCCGACCCGTTCGGCGCGCCGGGCGAGCGGATGTACCGGACCGGCGACCTGGCCCGGTGGACGGCGCGGGGGCTGGAGTACCTGGGGCGGCGGGACGGCCAGGTGAAGGTGCGCGGGCACCGGGTCGAGGTCGGCGAGGTGGAGGCGGCGCTGGGGGCGCTGCCGGGGGTGGCCGCGGCGGCGGCGGACGTGCGCGCGGACGGCGGTCCGGCGCGGCTGGTCGGGTACGTGGTGCCCGAGGCGGGCGCGGTGGTGACGGCGGAGTCGGTGCGGGACGCGCTGGCCGCCGACCTGCCGGACCACCTGGTGCCGTCGGCGGTGGTGCTGCTGGAGGCGCTGCCGGTGACGGTGAACGGCAAGCTGGACCGGGCCGCGCTGCCCGCGCCCCGCGTCACCGGCGGCGGGCGGGCCGCGCGCACCGAGGCGGAGCGGCTGCTGTGCGCCGCGGTCGCCGAGGCGGTCGGGGCCGCGTCGGTCGGCGTGGACGACGACTTCTTCGCGCTGGGCGGGGACAGCATCACCGCGATCGGGGTGAGCGCCGCGCTGCGCGCGCACGGCCTCGAGCTGCGGCCCCGCGACCTGCTGGGCAGGCGGGACCTGGCGGCGCTGGCGGCGTCGGCGCGGCCGGTGGGCGAGGTGGCGGCGGTGGCCGACGAGCCGACCGGGCCGGTGCCCGCTCCGCCGATCGCGCGCGCCCTGCTGGACGCCAACGCGCCGGAGGACGTCGCCGGGTACGCGCAGTGGAGCGCGCCGCACGTGTCCGATGTGGACGGTGCGCGGCTGGTCGCCGGGGTCCGGGTGGTGCTGGACCACCACGACGCGCTGCGGCTGATCGCGACGCCCGCCGGGCTGGTGGTCCGGCCGCGCGGGGCGGTGGCGGCGGAGACCGCGGTGCGCGAGTGGCCCGCCGGGGCGTCGGCGGCCGAGGTCGCGGCGCTGCTGGCGGGTGAGCTGGACCCGAGCGCCGGCGAGCTGGTGCGGGTGGCGCTGGGCGACGGCGTGCTGGTCGTCGTGCTGCACCACCTGGTGGTCGACGGGGTCTCGTGGCGGGTGCTGCTGCCCGACCTGCGGGCCGCGTGCGCCGGGCGGGAGCTGCCGCCCGTGGGGTCGTCCTGGCGGCGGCACGCGCTGGCGCTGGCCGAGCAGGGGGCGACCGGGGCGCGGCGGGACGAGCTGCCGCACTGGCGGGCCGTGCGCGGCGCCGGGTTCCGGCTCGGCGCGCGGGACCTGACCGGCGCGGACACCGCGTCCACCGCCGCGGTCACGACCACCACCGCCCCGGCGGAAATCGCCGGGCCGCTGCTGACCGACCTGACCGCCGCCTACCGGGCAGGCGCGGACGAGGTGCTGATCGCCGCGCTCGTGCTGGCGCTGCGGGTGTGGCGCGGGGCCGACGACGCGGTCCCGGTCAGCACCGAGGGCCACGGCCGGGAGCTCCCCGGAGCCGACCTGTCGCGCACGGTCGGCTGGTTCACCAGCGAGTACCCGGTGCTGGCTCCCGCAGGCGCCGTCCGGTCGGCCGAGGCGCTGGCCGACGCGCTCGCCGGTGGTGACGCGGCGGGCGCGCTGGTGCGGGCGGTCAAGGAGGCCAAGCGGGCGACGCCCGACCACGGCGTCGGGTACGGCGTGCTGCGGCACCTGGACCCGGTCGCCGCCGGGGAGCTGGCCGGTCCCCCGCCGCAGCTGCTGCTCAACCACCTCGGCCGGTTCGCGCCGCTGCCCGGCGACGGCTGGCGCCTGCCCGAGCGGGACGCGTTCCACGTCGTCGAGCCGGGTGGCAAGAAGCTGGAGCAGGTGCTGGCGCTGAACAGCTTCGTGCACGCGGACGGCGCGCTCGCCGTCGAGTGGACCGCCGCGGGCGGGGTCCTGGACGCGGACGCGGTGTCCGGGCTCCAGGCGGCGTGGACGCGGGCGCTGGAGGCGCTCGCCGCGCACGCCGCGCGGATCGGGCCGGGCGGTGGCGCGCTCACCCCGTCCGACGTGCCGCTCGTCGGGCTGGACGCGGACGAGCTGGCCGCCGTCGAGCGGGACGGGCGCGCGGTGGACGTGCTGCCCGCGACGCCGCTCCAGGTCGGCCTGGCGTTCCACACGATGGTGCGGGCCGACGACGAGGCCGACGTGTACGTGGTGCAGGCCGTGACGCACCTGGCGGGCGCGCTGGACGCGGACCGGTTGCGCGAGGCCGCCGCCGAGCTGCTGCGGCGCACCCCGGCGCTGCGGGTGCGCCTGCACACCTGCGCGTCCGGCGAGGTCGTGCAGGTCGTGCCCGCCGCCGTGCGCCTGGACTGGCGGCGGGAGGGCGGGGAGGCGTTCGAGCGGGCCTGCCGGGAGGAGCTGGCCCGGCCGTTCCACCCGGACCGGGCGCCGCTGATCCGGTTCCTGCTGTGCTCGCTGTCCGAGGACGAGCACCGGTTGGTGATCACCAACCACCACGCGCTGCTCGACGGCTGGTCCATGCCGCTGGTGGGCCGCTCGCTGCTGGCGCTGTACGCCGAGCTCGGGGGTGGGCCGAGGGTTCCGGCCGCCCCGCCGCTCGGGGAGTTCCACCGCTGGCTGGCCGGTCGCGACCGGGACGCCGCGCGGGCCGCGTGGGGCGCGGAGCTGGCCGGGGTGGACGAGGGCACCCGGCTCGCCCCCGCGGGCGCCGGAACCGGCGCGGTCAGGCCGGAGCGGGTCTCGTTCGGGCTGGGCCAGGAGTTCAGCGCCCGGCTGACCGCCTTCGCGCGCGCCCAGGGCGTCACCACCGCGACGGTGTTCCAGGCCGCCTGGGGCCTGCTGCTGGGCACGGTCACCGGCCGCCGGGACGTGCTGTTCGGCTGCCCGGTGTCCGGCAGGCCCGCCGAGGTCGACGGGGTCGCCACCGCGGTCGGGCAGCTCGGCGGCACGATCCCGGTGCGGGTGCGCTTCTCCCCCGCCGACACCGGGGCCGGGCTGCTGGCGCGGGTGCACGAGCACGGCGCTGCGCTGGTGGAGCACCACCACGTCGGCCTGCCGGAGCTCCAGCGCGCGGCCGGGGTGGGCGAGCTGTTCGACACCATGCTGGTGGTGGAGAACTTCCCGCTCTCCAACCGGGACCGCACCACCCTCGCGCCGGGTCTGGACCTGGTCGGGGTGGACATCACCGACGCCACGCACTACCCGCTGACCGTCGTGGTGATCCCCGGAGCGGAGATCACCGTGGGGCTGGGCTACCAGGCGCGCGCGTTCGACGCGGACACCGTGCGCGGGTACGGCCGGTGGCTGCTGCGGGTGCTGGAAGGGCTGGTCGACGGGCCGGATCTCCCCCTGGGGCGCTTGGCCGTCCTGCCGGACGAGGAGCGGGAGGCCGTGCTGCGCCTGGGGGTGGGCGCGGAGCCCTCGCGCGAGCGGGCCGGGTGCCTGGAGGAGTTCGGGCGGTGGGTGCGGCGCGAGCCGGGCGCGGAGGCGGTGGTGTGCCGGGCGCGCTCGCTGAGCTACGCCGAGCTGGACCGGCGGGCGAACCGGGTGGCGAACGCGCTGATCGCGGCCGGGGTGAAGCCGCAGGACAGCGTGGCGGTGCTGCTGCCGCGCGACGTGGACCTGGTGGTGGCGCTGCTCGCGGCGTTCAAGGCGGGCGCGGTGCACGTGCCGATGGACCCCGGCTACCCGCGCGAGCGGCTGGCCGTGATGTGCGCGGAGGTCGCCCCCGCGGCGGTGCTCACCACCGCCGACGTGCGGGCCGCCGGGCTGCCGGTGGACGCGCCCGCGCTGCTGCTGGACGAGTCCGGGGTGGACGGACCGGCGGAGTGGGACGCGGACCCGGTGGCGGCGCGCGCCGGCTTCCACGAGGACTGGTTGGCGTACGTCATCTTCACCTCCGGCACCACCGGGCGCCCCAAGGCGGTCGGGGTGCCGCACCGGGGCGTGCCGAGCCTGCTGACCCTGCAGGAGGACGTCGTCGGGGTCACCGAGCGCGACCGGTACCTGCACTTCGCGTCCACCAGCTTCGACGTGGCGTTCTGGCAGTTCATGGTGCCGCTGCTGTCCGGCGGCACGTCGGTGATCGCGCCGGAGGAGGTGCGGGTGCCCGGTGACGAGCTGCTGGAGTACGTGCGGGCGCACCGGGTGACCGGGGTGAACCTGCTGCCGTCGTTCCTGGCCGCGATGCCGGACGACGCCGCGGTCGACCCGGACGTGTTCTTCGTGGTGGGCGCGGAGCGGCTGGACCCGGAGCTGGCGCGGCGGTGGGGCGGTCGGCGGGCGCTGTTCAACGCGTACGGGCCGACCGAGGTCACGGTGAACTCGGTGACCTGGCGGTACTCCCCCGACGACCCCGGTCCGCTGCCGATCGGGCGGCCGGACCCGCAGGTGCGGGCGTACGTGCTGGACGGGGCGCTGCGCCCGGTCGGCGTCGGCGTGGTCGGCGAGCTGTACCTGGCGGGCCCGAAGCTGGCGCGCGGGTACCTGAACCGGCCGGGGCTCACGGCGGGCGCGTTCGTCGCGGACCCGTTCGGGCCGCCCGGCGAGCGGATGTACCGGACCGGTGACCTGGTGCGGTGGCGGCCGGACGGGAACCTGGTGTTCCTGGGCCGGGTCGACCACCAGGTGAAGGTGCGCGGGTTCCGGATCGAGCTGGCCGAGGTGGAGACCGCGCTGACCCGGCAGGACGGGGTGCGGGCCTGCGCAGTGGTCGCGCGCGGGAACCGGTTGGTCGGGTACGTGATCCCGGTCGACGGCGTCGAGCTGGACCTGGCGGCGGTGCGGGCGGCGCTGGCGGAGGAGCTGCCGGAGCACGTGGTGCCGTCGGCGCTGGTGGTGCTGGACGCGCTGCCGCTCACGCCGGGCGGGAAGCTGGACCGGGCCGCGCTGCCGGAACCGGCGCGGGTCGCGGCCCCGTCGCGGGAGCCGGTGACGCGCGAGGAGTCCGCGCTGCTGGCGGTGGTGCGGGAGGTGCTGGGGTCCGGGGTCGGGCTGGACGACGAGTTCCTGTCGGTCGGCGGGGACAGCATCGTGACGCTGCAGGTGGTGTCGCGGGCGCGGCGGGCCGGGCTGGTGCTGTCGGCGCGGGACGTGTTCGACGGCGGCACGATCGCCGGGATCGCGGCGCGCTGCGGGCGGGAAACCGCCGCGGCGGTGGAGAAGCCGGTGGTGGGGGACGTGCCGCTGCTGCCGGTGGCGCGGGAGCTGCTGGCGCGCGCCGGGGAGCGGGCGGCCGGGTTCTGCCAGTGGACGCAGGTGTGCGTCCCGGCGGGCGCGGGCGCGGCTGGTTCCGGCGCGGCGCGGTGGGAGCGGGTGCTGGACGCGGTGCTGGAGCGGCACGACGTGCTGCGGGCGCGGCTGGTCGGGCAGGTGCTGCGGATCGCGCCGGTGGGCGGGGTGCGCGGGGCGGACGTGCTGGCGGTCGTGGCGGCCGGTGACGACCCGGATTCCGCTGTGGCACGGGAGTTGGCGCGGGTGCGGGCGGAGCTGGACCCGGTGCGCGGGCCGCTGCTGCGCGCGGTGTGGGTGGACGCCGGGCCTGGTCGGCTGGGGCGGTTGTTGCTGGTGGCGCACCACCTCGTCGTGGACGGGGTGTCGTGGCGGGTGCTGCTGGACGACGTGGCGCAGGCGTTCGCGGGCGGGGAGCTGGTGCGACAGGGGCGGTCCTACGCCGGGTGGGCGCGGGAGGTCGTCGGCTCGTCGCGGGCGGCGGAGCTGCCGCACTGGCGCGCGGTGCTGGCCGACCCGCCCGCGCCGCTGTTCCCGGAACCGCTGGACCCGGTGCGGGACACCGCGTCCACGGCCGTGCATCACGTGGTGGAGGTGGGGCCCGAGGTGACGCGGGCGGTGCTGACGGCGCTGCCCGCCGCCTACCGGACCACGCCGGACACCCTGCTGCTGACCGCGCTGGCGGACGCGGTGGCGGCCTGGCGCGGTGGGGCGCGGGACGTGCTGGTGGCGCTGGAGGGCCACGGTCGGCCGCGCGAGGCCGACCTGGCGCAGGCGGTGGGCTGGTTCACCGCCGTGCACCCGGCGCGGGTGAGCTGGCCGGACGACGACCCGGTGCGCGCGGTGAAGGCGGTCAAGGAGCACCTGGCGGCGCGCGGCGACGGGCTGGGGCACGGGCTGCTGCGGCTGGCCGGGGAGCTGCCGGGCGCGGCGGAGCCGGAGGTGGCGTTCAACTACCTCGGCCGGTTCGCCCCGCCGTCCACCGCGGAGGGCGAGTGGCAGGTTCCGCCGGGCGCCGAGCCGCTGGGGTCGGGCGGTGGGGACGACATGCCGCTGCCGCAGGCGCTGGTGGTCAACGCGATGGTGCGGCACGAGGCGCTGGCGCTGCGGCTGACCTGGCCGTCCGGGCTGCCGGGCGGGGAGCGGGTGGCCGAGCTGGGCGCGCTGCTGGTGGCGGCGCTGGGGCGGCTCGCGGACCCGGAGGTGCTGGAGCGGGCCGGGCTGACCCCGTCCGACCTGCCGCTGGTCGAGCTGGACCAGGCGGACGTGGACGCGCTGGAGGACGCGCTGCCGGTGGCCGACGTGCTGCCGCTGACGCCGCTGCAGGAGGTGGTGCTGCGCTGGTCGCGGGCCGAGGTGGCGCGCGGGGCGCACGACCCGTACACGGTGCAGGCGGCGTTCACCATCACCGGGGAGCTGGACGTGGAGGCGTTGCGGGAGGCCGGGGTCCGGTTGCTCCGGCGGCACCCGAACCTGGGCGCGGTGTTCCCGCTCGACCTGCAGGCGCAGGTGCTCCCGGCTGACCCGAGGCCGGGGTTCCGGGTGGTCGACGGGCCCGTGGAGCGGGTGCTGGCCGAGGACCTGGCGGAACCGTTCGACCTGGCGGTGGGGCCGCCGCTGCGGCTGACCGTCGTGCCCGGTGACGCGGGCGCGGTGCTGGTGCTGACCAGCCACCACGTGCTGTCCGACGGCTGGTCGGCGCCGCGCGTCCTGGGTGAGCTGTTCGCCCTGTACTCCGGGCGCGAGCTGCCCGCCCCCGTGCCGTTCGCCCGGTACCTGCGCTGGGTGGCCGACAACCCGGTCGACGAGGCGCGCTGGCGGCGGGAGCTGGCCGGGCTGGGCGAGGGCGACTACCTCGTCGGGTCGCGCCCCCGGCTGGTCGGCGCGGCCGACGCGGTGCTGCTGGACGTGCCGCCGGACACCGTCGCCGCGCTGGGGAGGGCGGCGGCCCGGCACGGGGTGACGCCGGGAACCCTGGTGCAGGGCGCGTGGGCGGCGGTGCTGGCCGCGGCGTCCGGGCGGTCCGAGGTGTGCTTCGGCACGATGGTCGCGAACCGGGCCGGTGAGGTCGACGGGGTCGAGGAGATCATCGGCCTGCTGGTCGGCACGGCCCCGGTCCGGGTCGACCTGACCGGGCCGCTCGGCGCCGCGCTGGCGCGGGCGCAGCGGCGGCAGCAGGACCTCGTCGGGCAGCAGCACGTCGGCGTCGACGCGCTGGAGGCCCTGGTGGGGCACGGGTTGTTCGACACGCTGCTGGTGTTCGAGAACTACCCGTTCGACCCGGCGGCGCTGCGCGAGCCCGCGCCGGGGCTGGAGATCACCGGCAGCCGGTTCCGGGAGCGCACGCACCACCCGCTGACCGCGACCGTGATGCCCGAGGGCGACGGGTGGCGCGGGGTGCTCGTGCCGCAGGCCGGGATCTTCGCGGACGGCGAGGTGCGCGGGATCGCGGAGCGGTTCGGGGCGGCGCTGCGCGCGATCGCGGACGCGCTGGACGGGGACGCGGCCGAGTTCGTGGCGGCGGTCGCCCGTGGCGGCGCGTCGTGA
- a CDS encoding ABC transporter ATP-binding protein has protein sequence MTARLTARDVTLRYGERVVSTRLALDVPDGAFTAVVGPNACGKSTLLRAFARLLKASGGEVAFDGRSVGDYPTKALARSLGFLPQEPVAPEDIRVRQLVARGRFPHQSLLSAWSEQDEAAVARAVEAAGVAELVDRPVRELSGGQRQRVWVAVVLAQDTPYLLLDEPTSFLDLTHQYQLLELLAGLRDGGRTVIAVLHDVNQACRYADHLVAMRDGRVVAEGAPSAIVDAALVREVFDLPSVVVPDPVTGTPMVVPDLRAG, from the coding sequence GTGACCGCGCGCTTGACCGCCAGGGACGTGACCCTGCGCTACGGGGAGCGGGTCGTGTCGACCCGGCTCGCCCTGGACGTGCCGGACGGGGCGTTCACCGCCGTCGTCGGGCCCAACGCCTGCGGGAAGTCGACGCTGCTGCGCGCGTTCGCGCGGCTGCTCAAGGCCTCCGGCGGGGAGGTGGCGTTCGACGGCAGGTCCGTGGGCGACTACCCGACGAAGGCGCTGGCCCGCTCGCTCGGGTTCCTGCCGCAGGAACCCGTCGCCCCGGAGGACATCCGGGTGCGGCAGCTGGTGGCGCGCGGGCGGTTCCCGCACCAGTCGCTGCTGTCGGCCTGGTCGGAGCAGGACGAGGCCGCCGTCGCGCGGGCCGTGGAGGCGGCCGGGGTGGCGGAGCTGGTGGACCGGCCGGTGCGGGAGCTGTCCGGTGGGCAGCGGCAGCGGGTGTGGGTGGCCGTGGTGCTGGCCCAGGACACGCCGTACCTGCTGCTGGACGAGCCGACGTCCTTTTTGGACCTGACCCACCAGTACCAGTTGTTGGAGCTGCTGGCGGGGTTGCGCGACGGGGGGCGGACCGTGATCGCGGTGCTGCACGACGTCAACCAGGCCTGCCGGTACGCCGACCACCTCGTGGCGATGCGCGACGGTCGGGTGGTCGCCGAGGGCGCGCCGTCCGCGATCGTGGACGCCGCGCTGGTGCGGGAGGTGTTCGACCTGCCGAGCGTGGTGGTGCCGGACCCGGTGACCGGAACGCCGATGGTCGTGCCGGACCTCAGAGCGGGCTGA